In Streptomyces sp. SN-593, a single genomic region encodes these proteins:
- a CDS encoding carbohydrate ABC transporter permease, which yields MVLPLLVVLDNALKSPADYAAHGPLSLPHGIHLENLRSFWTRVDFGRMLVNSTLISGSVALAGVLLSVLNAYAIGIGRLRGRTWILAFFVLANVLPQESLVYPLYYLSKQLGLYDTRLSLIIVFSVIQSAFGTYLLSSVLGAFPREIVEAARIDGATSWQVLWRIVVPVSRSTLGVLMVLFFIWTWNEFLLPLVMLPSNDHQTVSVALGVLQGQRLMDATMTNAAGLLGTLPAVVFFLVFQRTLTRGIAVGSVK from the coding sequence ATGGTGCTTCCGCTGCTGGTGGTGCTCGACAACGCGCTGAAGTCGCCGGCCGACTACGCCGCCCACGGCCCGCTGTCGCTGCCGCACGGCATCCACCTGGAGAACCTGCGGAGCTTCTGGACCCGGGTGGACTTCGGCCGGATGCTCGTCAACTCCACCCTGATCTCCGGGTCGGTGGCCCTGGCGGGCGTGCTGCTGTCGGTCCTCAACGCCTACGCCATCGGCATCGGCCGGCTCCGGGGCCGTACCTGGATCCTGGCGTTCTTCGTGCTGGCGAACGTCCTGCCGCAGGAGTCGCTGGTCTACCCGCTGTACTACCTGTCCAAGCAACTCGGCCTCTACGACACCCGGTTGAGCCTGATCATCGTCTTCAGCGTGATCCAGTCGGCGTTCGGCACCTACCTGCTGTCGTCGGTGCTCGGCGCCTTCCCCCGGGAGATCGTCGAGGCGGCCAGGATCGACGGCGCCACCAGTTGGCAGGTGCTGTGGCGGATCGTGGTGCCGGTCAGCCGCTCCACGCTCGGCGTCCTGATGGTGCTCTTCTTCATCTGGACCTGGAACGAGTTCCTGCTGCCGCTGGTGATGCTCCCGTCGAACGACCACCAGACGGTCTCGGTCGCCCTCGGGGTGCTCCAGGGCCAGCGGCTGATGGACGCCACCATGACGAACGCGGCCGGCCTGCTGGGCACCCTGCCCGCCGTCGTGTTCTTCCTGGTCTTCCAGCGGACGCTGACCCGCGGCATCGCCGTGGGCTCGGTCAAGTAG